The sequence tgttgtatatgcaacagttctgaaattatcccaaatcataaatggatttttattggaaaaaaggggcataactctggaaaatattgtccgagacgactcattttcgataggcttcttgttacactaagataaatagatgtaacaagtttggtttccgtacatgaaacgattctgtaaatattgcggtgacggatggacagccgtacatgacgacaatacccgtaggccaaagttagatgaaaatacagtaataagaaagttatttcatacatcgacatgtaagcatattttccatcaacctatgataattacaataacatacttctagaataagaaaacctaccttcaacaaccctcaatgcatctcgaagggatttgttttcctctctcaactggaggacttccttcttcagggattccatttctgtacatgtatctttcggtgaagttcttcccagctgaaaatgtcaaaatagtaaatcaaatgaaataatttgtattatgattaatttgggcgctcatatgttttccggaagcaatttgtcctggatacggccctgacagcaccatataagttttacatgtataagcaaccttgtaggcacattaatttgaatatgctacatgtacatgtagcagtaagccattcacacagtaggcactgttcatcaggtatttgtagtgttattttcatataagtaaaagtataaacttgtgttttaaaccagttgccagggatgcaatttttacgtcctcgatttcaaatgaatgctaggcacttgtgattgtttgcctcgagagggtgctttgattaaccaataaaatcctattctattctattcatgtactcacagcagcaagttgggccttcaattgtgcccgagcatcatatcccacagctgtacggcttactttcctctttttcttctgaaaaatcaagattaacaagaaaacgtgttcagttcttttatatgccattgaagtgaagaaatatgtttgcagaaatgatagattttcgagtacatgcagaaagtctgtcaacacctcaatttgtcttgaatattattctgtctgagttggtcgaattgaatcaaaatattcaataactttaaagcctacaatgaaacatgatttgattaacttttatgataaagaaaaactgacaaggtacttcaaaagtatgggattgaatcctacaaaacctcacacagttgaaacaccactgaaatagtgagtgagtgaattaacgtttaacgtcgctttcaacactatttcggtcatatcgcgacaacaccactgaaataaaagtacctgctgtctgtcagatagagtctcctcaacactttcatccttgctctcactgtctgatgaccaagactttggctgtttgtttctcttgcctctgccatattccaaatcaccagtaaggggtacatccttgccatcctgagcggctttcaaatatggcgtcagttcacgtgtgtcttctgtgtaaaaacaaatatgtgccacattaagctaaattaaactgtacagttagtcatacatttcagcagcagattgttatcactaaattactttggtatacctacagttctgatgattcagaaattcacctcagcgagaaacaaatttcaccttactttcccttatttacaggcttacagccatattaaaaaattgtcaaggttaagtctgtactatcatgacaatcacctcagcattgcagattgaaacattcagtataccagggctgcactgatgagaaattactatcaatcatggaagaaaaaaaattatattaattaaatttaactttacataaacaaagtcgaaagttcaaagtgtaaaatcagaagtacattaaatatatctatattaaatatatctatatttatatgtacttctggtaaaacgtatactttttactgaattgaattgaaaagttttcaactgtttattaattaccaccaaatctcagaattcttgccacgtatttggtttgtgactgtttccttcctcctgctttgttgagtggccatggaacttggacttcttcatcactgtcccaattttctccattcatcttctctcgagaaccgctcgtggttaatatactatatttcgtctcgatgatcatcctccccttgcttccgtttggcgacctgactgggggccaaactccttctc is a genomic window of Nerophis lumbriciformis linkage group LG11, RoL_Nlum_v2.1, whole genome shotgun sequence containing:
- the LOC140679144 gene encoding uncharacterized protein encodes the protein MIIETKYSILTTSGSREKMNGENWDSDEEVQVPWPLNKAGGRKQSQTKYVARILRFGEDTRELTPYLKAAQDGKDVPLTGDLEYGRGKRNKQPKSWSSDSESKDESVEETLSDRQQKKKRKVSRTAVGYDARAQLKAQLAALGRTSPKDTCTEMESLKKEVLQLREENKSLRDALRVVEGLPGLLMKMDDLSRQATILSARRPAVALPERSWPTAA